The window AGCTGCCATCTCCACAGCGGCATTTCTTCAAATATTCAATGGTGGCCAATTAATGCGCAATCAATATTTGATGGGTCCACTGACTAGTGTGCCAATGAGTCGATCCGTATCCTACTAAAATAGCCCTGTATTGATTTGCAACAAACTAGTGGAATGTGCTTTGGCAGGGTTTCATTCCATACCATATGTCTTGAGAacgcaaaaagaaagaaatcagaCCTCAGTCCTTCACAGGTTGCTTGAAAAATGAGTCACAATGAATTGAAAAAGTGATTAGGGCATCCTTAATTACCTTTAAGCACACAGGAAGACTGAATTCCTTGGCTGTGTGTTCGGTGATTTCATAGACGGGTGTCCGAAATGCAGAATTCAGTTTCTTAATTCTGGGTTGTGTTTTTGAAATGAAATGTCAGAACTTTACATCTGCAAAGGGTGGAAGTGAATGGGCCATGGCTGGTGCAACAAGCCTATCAATGGTTTATCAAAGTCTATTAACCAGCCTATCGCAGCCTATCAATGACTAGCTATGGaggctgagggaaacctccacattcagagacattaatcctctgaatcccggagccaggaggcaacatcaggggaaggccttggcctctatgccctgttgttggccatccggaggaactggttggtcactgtgtgagacccAATACTAGACTagatagactgttggtctgatccagcagggctcttcttatgttctcaactgatgccctcccccccttcaagaaGGACTGCAAAATATGCACATTTGCTTACCATGGATAATTTATGGAGGTCTTACCACTTAGCATTTCTTGGTACATGCTTTTGACAAAGTGCAGAGCACACACAGCCATGACTAGAGTAGCCAGCGTTGCAGAGGCATTccataaatgtttaaaatagcCCTTCAAACACATTGAAATAGGTCAAGGTGGtgttcttcttcctttgaatccATTACGACAGGCAGCCACTGATAAGGCCTCCAAAGCAACAGAACAGGGATAACCACAGTAGAGCAAGCCTTTAAGACAGGACCACGTTGTTGCTCTCAAAACCCATGAGTTAAGAAACCCGTTCTGAAAAAGGGAAACTTTGACTACAGCATAGAGTAAAGAAATTAAGATTTCCTTTATCCTTCACTGTCTGACTCAGAGGGTATTTCCACAACCAGCAGGAAAAGGACGTTTGGTGTACATGCAGTCCACATCCCTCATGAGCAGACAAGTCCAAAAATACTTTTAAGAAAAGAAAGTAATCTATCAGATCAGACTCTCTTGAATTAGACGCCACTGACCTTAAGCCATCAGTTTTTTTCAGTCAAAAAAGGCCAAAAATGACAGTGTCGCACTCAGAGTCTTAACTGAACGTGTTTTTTATTTTTACACCACGATGTGAGAACGTAACACCTTGTTTTAATAAAAGTATACACATTTTGTAACTTCACTCAGAATACACTTTTAATGCACATTTAAAAAAGCGCTCATCTTACAAATTGTTTTGCAATCCAAATATACAATAGCTTGGAAAACAAATAAGTTTAGAAAATGAATGCCAATGTAAAAAGACTACTTAAACCTATAACTGTAGAGAGTTCCGGGATGGCTCTGCCTTTTACAGTTTTCTTACTGCGTCATCAATGTCCGAAATCTGTTCCTTCAACTGGCTCCACTGCTCTGGATTTAAGGAAATGCCTGAAATGGAAACAAACCCTTATTTACAGAGCACCTGGCTTGGCGTGCATCAGGCCCCAGGCTGGGTCCCCGCCTCCCCAATTAAAAGGTTCTTAGGTCGCTGATCTTGGGAAAGACCCTTTTCTTCCTCAAGCCCTTGAGAAAAGCTGCTCACCGAAGCAGACCAGTAGCATAAAGCAGCTTCAGATACATTCAATCACTACATTTGTCATTTGGCACAGAATTCAGCAGCCTGAAACCCTCAGCTTCGTTTTTAAAATACCAGTGTTTCCTGTCCTTAAGTAAGCAAAGATAAGCTTGAAAATGTCTCAGTAATTCCTGATGAAATCTACCTACTACTTTTTATCCATTGTTCTCCCAAGGCAGGGGTGCTCAAACGTCTATGTCTGAACTGGGCATCAAAAACTACCAGTGCCTGAAAAGCATGAATTGCAAATAAGCCTCAGGGACTACATCCAACCTGCTCACTTCCGTCTTTGTAGTACCCACATTAAGCATAAAGAAGCACAATAACCACAGTTAAGAGTAACCAAGCATGAGGCGGGAAAGGAGGTTACTGCTTGTTACGACAGAGTGAGACAAGACACCTGCCAGAACTCTTCCTCCCATACAACCACCAAAGGCACAGGATTCCCTAATCCTCTaccacagggtttcccaaactcctgcCCATCCCCCGCCCCTGGCCCGGTTATTttgacacttctccttcgtggcccactaaaatttgcgggtggagccaggagacgaaatgatgtacaaacatgcttaaaactcttgcaatattttgtttaggaaaggtaggagaataggggGATTttgaaatgcaattttaaaaataaaaatcaagaaaaagcacaagggtcACAGGGGAAgaacggggtggggggaaaatgacagggagggagggagggagggagggagggaggaaggaaggaaggaaggaaggaaggaaggaaggaaggaaggaaggaaggaaggaaggaaggaaggaaggaaggaaggaaggaaggaaggaaggaaggaaggaaggaaggaaggagaatgacagggagggagggagggagggagggagggagggagggagggaggaaggaaggaaggaaggaaggaaggaaggaaggaaggaaggaaggaaggaaggaaggaaggaaggaaggaaggaaggaaggaaggaaggaaggaaggaaggaaggaaaaagactgcccgacagagagagaaagagagagggagggaaggaaggaaggaaggaagacggggaaaagactgcctgacagaaagagagaaagaggacgaaagagagagaaggaaggatggaaggaagacagaggaaaagactgcctgacagaaagggggggggaatatagcAAATAGGGTTGTTTTCCGCCGCCTTTCtggacattgaaattgacctggggtggagaagggagggaggaggagtgaaAGGAAACTAGGTGTTTGGGAGGAAACCCATGGTGTCCTGCCTAgcttgcccccctcctcctccctcccttccccaccccaggtcaattttaTTGTCTGGAAGGGCTCCACTCTGGGCTGTGTAAAAggcaactccccccaccccagttaatCACCTGATTGGAGAGGAAAGTAGCGCAGGAACcaaccccatcccaagaggaggcCGCTGCTGCAGAGGGTAGAGCCTCACCCCAAAGCCatcctctctccccgccccccgccctgtGCCTGATCAGAGGGAAGCCACGAGCAGGCTAGGGCCGCTTCGGCAGGACTGGGCTGATTCTAgcatgctgaaggaggcttctctcccttcccttccagaagggagagaggggcaaaactcctcctcctccagcctgctcttccgAGAACATCGAATCAGGCTGGTCTCTGTTGAAGTGGGTAGGGCCTCCCAGCTTCCTCTGATCGcgcagatgggggaggggggcggagcaTGGCTTGGGTGCTGGTGAAAGGAACGAAGGGGATGGGCTCTGGAGGTGGTGGCAAGCCGAGGctcattgtgtgtggggggggggtgactgaaCGGTGGCACTGCTCCAAAGGGCAGGGGGGTGGTGGCAGTGAGGTGGGGTGTTGGAGGGCAGGGAGTGGGAGCCCGGCTGCTTACAGGCCGCGGACCGATCCCGGTCTGGGACCCGGGATTTGGGAACCTCTGTTCTATCACATCTGGTCACCTCCTTTTAATGCCTTATATTTAGTTACAAGAAACATGTACCTGAAAGTGCAACAAAATTGTGTTTAATACTTTATATGAACACACAATCATTATGCGACCAAATTACCTTTTCTGCCGGGTTTCATTTCACCTTCTTGATCCATCCAGTATTCTCTAATATCAATTAGGACTTTGCCTTTAAAATCACGCACACTGACATATCTCATTTTACCAATCTGTCAATAAATCAGAGAACTCAAATCATTAGTCTGACAAGACACAAATGGCTACGCATTTCAAGGACTATTAAGGCCCCACAGACAAAGCAATTCTAGTCTGTAGTTTATTTTTGAGCAAGATTATAGGATAAAGTGCTTCCCTCCTCAGTGGAGTCTCTCACAAGCAAACAAGAAATGACAGCCGAGAAGGAGAGTTCAAAATTCAGCCCTTTCATCCAAAGCCCAAACCAAACAACTACTGCCTTTGCAGAAACACAGATCTCTCATTTCTGTGATGGCAAGGTCGAAGGATATGGGGACAGTGCCCAAAGGGATAAGAGCAACCATTTTAGTCCTTGCCCAATAAAGAATAAAGACCACCCAATCTCTACCTTCAGAAATACGAATGCTTAACACCTGAATATAGAAGTTTGATAAATGCTGGTCTTCAAAACCTGGTACCTTGTCTGGTGGTGGACCATGACTCAGTTCATAAAGACCCAAATTAGCCTGAGTACTAAAAGTTGTCTAGAAATTTGACAAACAACTGTGATATACCAAGTTCATGGCCACTTAAAAAGCAACATTTGCCAAAAGTAAATTCTACCAAAGGGGCGTATGGTTTGCCTGCAGCCAGGAACTGAGAAGACCTGTCAATTATTTAGAAATGGGATACTGTATATAAAGGAACAGGGACAACTAGCATGAATAATAAGAGGGCTAGGTTTTGCCTAATTGTCCAAGCTTAGTCATTTGGGTAGTCCTCAAACCTATGTTTAGAAATGTGAGTACTTCAGCAATTACAGTATGCAGAAAGCACCACTGGGAGAAAAAGCCCCTATCCTGTAACCATCAATGTAGGAAATGGTGGCGTTAACAGGATGCTGGTGTTAGAAACATTAAGAGCCGATACTTCTTTGTTAGGCTAGCTGCTGTAACAAGCACTATAAGAATCCGACTCACTAACAAAATTACTCGGCTTTAGGTTAAAGAGTTCTTACAGACTAGTGGGGAGTCATTTTAATCTGGCCGAGAttaaaagtgcaatcctaaataggtcAACTCAAGATCCTACTGAAGTCTACTGAATGAGGCTTATCCCAGGAAAGTATTTTTAGGATTGCTCTAGACATGTTACCTGCACTTTTCCATTTTGAAGTTAAGCATGTTCTAatttcttgctggggggaaagtgaagatgactggggaaggccatggcaaaccaccctgtaaaacgtctgctgtgaaaacatcgtgatgcgacatcaccccagagtcagaaacaactggtgcttacccaggggactacctttacctttttaaaatttgttcCAAGAtctgttaacccccccccccccacaacagggttccctctaagctgacttagtgtgagctagctcacaatttttgccttagctcaggccccagaacaaattaatttatgcagcagccaagccgctcgctcacaactttaattccactagctcaggaagtagaatttttgctcacaagactccatagcttagtggTAGCATTGCTCCGCACCACTGCAGCACTGTATGCTGGATAAAACATCTTTAAAAGGGATTCTGTACTCAGGAATATAACTTCAGGAATTCCTGGCACCAGTGAAGATCTCACAGTCATTTGAACAGATGATCTGATACAGTGTGCAGAAGCCATTCCAACTTCTGGGCTGCTTCTTTCATATTGATTTCTTACACGTATTTCATGCTCTGTGCTAATGAAAAGCCGCACAAATGGAGCCCACATTAAAATTCCCATTCCTGTCTGCAGCAACACCCCTCATTCCTGTCTGTAATAAAAACAGCAGCTTCTGGCATCTCTCTCCTCACTCCTTTTGCTTCTAAGCTTTGCTCTTTCATAGACAGCATCTG is drawn from Heteronotia binoei isolate CCM8104 ecotype False Entrance Well chromosome 4, APGP_CSIRO_Hbin_v1, whole genome shotgun sequence and contains these coding sequences:
- the SUB1 gene encoding activated RNA polymerase II transcriptional coactivator p15, translating into MPKSKELVSSSSSASDSDSEVDKKAKRKKQAAPEKPVKKQKTGESSKGAASSKQSSNRDENMFQIGKMRYVSVRDFKGKVLIDIREYWMDQEGEMKPGRKGISLNPEQWSQLKEQISDIDDAVRKL